The DNA window AAGGCCTTGACAAGGCGAAACAAACTCAGCTATCAGAAAGAAGATCAATTGCTGTCTTGTGGAAATATTGTCATTGATACAGATCTTCATAAGGTAACACAGAACGAAAAGGACATTGAGTTTTCTCCCACAGAATATAAGCTTTTTACCTTCCTGATGGAAAATAAAAACAAAGTGCTGAGCAGAACTCAGATTTTGCATAAGGTATGGGGAATTGATTTTGATAATACAACTAATCTCGTGGATGTGTACATATCTTATGTTCGTAATAAGATTGACGAAACGGATCAGAAAATTATTCATACCGTAAAAGGAACCGGATATTTAATCAAAGACTGAAAATGACCCTTAGAAACAGGTTTACTCTTATTTCAAGCCTTTCATTTGGCATTGTTTCTATCATCACATTTGCGGTGATATTTTTTGCATACTATGACAGTACGAAAATTTTCTATTTTGAAAAACTGAGAAATACCGCACTTATTTCTGCCATTTATTACCTGGAAAAGGACGAGCTTCCCAAAGACAGACATGCACAGATCAAGAAGGAATATAAGCATTTGATTCAAAATAATCGGGTTGCGGTCTATAATCAGAATAATGAAGTAACCTTCGGGCAAAATCTGAATGATCATAACATTAAGCTTTCCCATTTGAAAAGAGTTAGGACAGACAAATGGATGGAGTTTATGTCAGGTGATCAATTCTATTACGGGATTTTTTATCCGGACAATCAGGGAGATTTTGTGGTGTTTGTAAAGTCGCCCAACGATTCGTTTCAGTCTCAGATATGGAGGCTTTCCATTATTATGCTTTCGGTTCTTTTGCTGGGATTGGTAGCTATTTATTTTTTAAGCCGTTATCTTTCCAAGGTTGTATATAAACCTATTTCCAATGTGGTAGAGCGCATCAATAAAGTAGATTACAATAATATTTCTACTGCCATTACTTCCACCAATACCAATGATGAAGTTGAAGACCTTATTAAATCTTATAATAAACTTCTGGGCAGAATTTCTGAAAATGTATTGTTGCAGCAGAACTTTATCAATTATGTTTCTCATGAATTTAAAACCCCTCTGGCTGCGATCTCCGGTAATCTTGAAGTATTCGCTCAAAGAGACAGAACTCCTGAGGAGTATAAAAAGGTGGCGCAAGAATCACTGGAGAATGTTTATGAGATTGAAAATATCCTCAACAACCTGTTGCTGATGTCAGGAATGACTAAGCTTGAGAGGTCTCATAAACAGGTAAGAATAGATGAACTGATCTGGAAGATTTATGAAAAGCTTGAATTGAAAGCCAAAGAACATCAGTCTTCTATTAAAATACAACTTGAAGTCACAAAACCTGCTTTATTAGAATTCGCCGGAAATGAAACGTTATTGTATCTGGCATTATATAATATTGTAGAAAATGCCATTAAGTATTCTCACAACCATCCTGTGGTAATTATTTTATCTGAAAAAGATCATCAGTTGAATATTGAAGTAAGGGATCAGGGTAGAGGAATTCCTGCTGATGATCTTGCGAAAATTACCGACACGTTCTACAGGGGAACCAATGTAAATGCTACGAAAGGAAGTGGAATCGGTTTGTCACTATCGAAAAGTATTTTTGACCATCACAATATGATCATGAAGATTGATTCTAAAGTAAATGTGGGTACAAGTGTCCAACTTGTGTTTCCTTCCACTCCCTAAACACCCGCGCAGTTTTCATAGTTTTATGGGTGGTATTTGTGAAAGTATCTGTGTCATTTGTGTTTTTAATAACCATTCTAATCAAACTCTAATGTTGGACTAATTGAATTTTAATTCTATTCAAAATTGGGCTTAATATTAGAAAAATAGCTTTGTGGTCTTAAATAACAGACCTTGAAGAAAATCATATTTACCTTATTTTATATTCACTGTTTCAGTTTTTTTTCGGCACAAATTTCAGATACTGTAAAAGTAAGCCGGAAGGAAGCTGAAGCGGTATTTCTTGCTAAAAACCTGGATATTATTGCTCAGAAATTAGAAATTTCTCAGGCCGAAGCAAGGGCTCTTCAGGCCAAATACTGGCCCAATCCTAAATTAAGCATCAGTGAAGTCAACCTATGGAGAACCTATGATATTGAAGAACAGCCTGCATTGATCGGAAATTGGGGAAAGAATACTCAGATTTCTGCGGAGATCGAGCAGGTGATTCAGACTGCCGGCAAAAGACGAAAGAATATTGAACTCCAGAAAATCGAAGTAGAAGGAGAGAAATATGAATTACAGGAAGTGCTGCGTGAGCTTAAGAAAACCTTGCGGAATACAATCACCGAAATCTTATACAATCAGGAACAGCAGAAGATTTATCAGGGTCAGATTGCTTCCATTGAGAAACTGACAAAGTCTTATCAAAACCAGTTGAATCTGGGAAATATAAGTAAAGCAGAATATGTTCGATTAAAA is part of the Chryseobacterium lactis genome and encodes:
- a CDS encoding response regulator transcription factor, with the protein product MNILLVEDDQRISNFLIKGLSEEGYNMTLADSGEKARELLHTYDFDIILMDIMLPGLDGMQLTQIIRFKGNYTPILVLSALNSPDDKIKMLDLGADDYLSKPFHFEELISRIKALTRRNKLSYQKEDQLLSCGNIVIDTDLHKVTQNEKDIEFSPTEYKLFTFLMENKNKVLSRTQILHKVWGIDFDNTTNLVDVYISYVRNKIDETDQKIIHTVKGTGYLIKD
- a CDS encoding HAMP domain-containing sensor histidine kinase, encoding MTLRNRFTLISSLSFGIVSIITFAVIFFAYYDSTKIFYFEKLRNTALISAIYYLEKDELPKDRHAQIKKEYKHLIQNNRVAVYNQNNEVTFGQNLNDHNIKLSHLKRVRTDKWMEFMSGDQFYYGIFYPDNQGDFVVFVKSPNDSFQSQIWRLSIIMLSVLLLGLVAIYFLSRYLSKVVYKPISNVVERINKVDYNNISTAITSTNTNDEVEDLIKSYNKLLGRISENVLLQQNFINYVSHEFKTPLAAISGNLEVFAQRDRTPEEYKKVAQESLENVYEIENILNNLLLMSGMTKLERSHKQVRIDELIWKIYEKLELKAKEHQSSIKIQLEVTKPALLEFAGNETLLYLALYNIVENAIKYSHNHPVVIILSEKDHQLNIEVRDQGRGIPADDLAKITDTFYRGTNVNATKGSGIGLSLSKSIFDHHNMIMKIDSKVNVGTSVQLVFPSTP